Proteins encoded in a region of the Negativicutes bacterium genome:
- the galU gene encoding UTP--glucose-1-phosphate uridylyltransferase GalU, whose amino-acid sequence MKKVRKAIIPAAGLGTRFLPATKAQPKEMLPIVDKPAIQYIIEEAIASGIEEILIITGRNKRSIEDHFDKSVELENQLKEQGKYDLLGLIEEISQVDIHYIRQKEAKGLGHAVLCAKQFVGNEPFAVMLGDDIVDAEVPCLRQLIDVYDDCQGTVLGVQEVAKDKVSSYGIVNPKKVKENIWQAVDLIEKPSVEEAPSQLAVLGRYILEPEIFALLEKTEPGRGNEIQLTDAICKLAHEKPVYAYNFSGRRYDIGDKQGYLEATVEYALKRPEIRDKFLNYLAKTVGPLLNK is encoded by the coding sequence ATGAAAAAAGTAAGAAAAGCAATAATTCCGGCTGCGGGACTGGGGACAAGATTTTTACCGGCGACCAAAGCTCAACCCAAAGAAATGTTGCCGATTGTTGATAAACCAGCAATCCAGTATATTATTGAAGAGGCGATTGCTTCTGGAATTGAAGAAATTTTAATTATTACTGGGCGTAATAAGCGCTCCATTGAGGATCATTTTGATAAATCGGTAGAGCTTGAAAATCAATTAAAAGAACAAGGTAAATATGACTTGTTGGGGTTAATTGAGGAAATATCACAAGTTGATATTCATTATATTAGACAAAAAGAAGCCAAAGGGCTAGGACATGCGGTTTTATGTGCGAAACAGTTTGTTGGCAATGAGCCGTTTGCGGTAATGCTAGGTGATGATATTGTTGATGCCGAGGTACCATGTTTAAGACAATTAATTGATGTGTATGATGACTGTCAAGGAACGGTATTAGGAGTTCAAGAAGTTGCTAAGGATAAGGTTTCAAGCTATGGTATTGTAAATCCTAAAAAGGTGAAAGAAAATATTTGGCAAGCGGTGGATTTGATTGAAAAACCTAGTGTAGAAGAAGCACCTTCACAACTAGCGGTACTCGGTCGGTATATTTTAGAACCGGAAATTTTTGCTTTATTAGAAAAAACTGAACCAGGTCGTGGTAATGAAATTCAGTTAACTGATGCTATTTGTAAATTAGCCCATGAAAAACCGGTTTATGCTTATAATTTCAGCGGACGTCGTTATGATATTGGTGATAAGCAAGGGTACTTGGAAGCTACGGTGGAATATGCTTTGAAAAGACCGGAAATTCGTGATAAGTTTTTAAATTATTTGGCTAAAACGGTAGGGCCGTTATTAAATAAATAA